From the genome of Sulfurovum sp. NBC37-1, one region includes:
- the amrS gene encoding AmmeMemoRadiSam system radical SAM enzyme produces MTVHENMKYYKTEEGKDRIVCLLCQHYCKLKEGQVGICGVNKNENGELKNLVYGHPVALNVDPVEKKPLYHLLPGSKALSFGTVGCNFKCPFCQNWDISQETHVNKQIEVSPEKMVDLAFEHGAASIAYTYNEPTIFYPYAKDIGVIAKERGLKNIFVSNGFETKEIIADMPSWLDAANIDLKSWDDAYYKKVLKGGLEGVKETLRRMVGEGIWVEVTTLIIPGENDSDKDLQEMAAFIADELGKHVPWHLSAFHPDYKMMDHQATGIETLMRAKKIGQEAGLHYIYLGNVPVHGDTYCPDCGELLIDRTGYSVTVNRLEDGHCPKCKREIEGIWK; encoded by the coding sequence ATGACAGTACACGAAAACATGAAATACTATAAAACAGAAGAAGGGAAAGACCGTATAGTCTGTCTGCTCTGTCAGCACTACTGCAAGCTCAAAGAGGGGCAGGTCGGGATCTGTGGGGTCAACAAGAATGAGAATGGAGAACTGAAGAACCTGGTGTACGGACACCCTGTGGCACTCAATGTCGATCCTGTCGAGAAGAAACCGCTCTACCACCTGTTGCCGGGAAGCAAAGCGCTCTCGTTCGGTACAGTAGGCTGTAACTTCAAATGCCCTTTCTGCCAGAACTGGGATATTTCTCAGGAGACACATGTCAACAAGCAGATAGAAGTTTCTCCGGAAAAAATGGTGGACCTTGCCTTTGAACACGGAGCCGCTTCGATCGCCTATACCTACAACGAACCCACCATCTTTTACCCTTATGCCAAAGATATCGGGGTGATCGCCAAAGAGAGAGGGCTGAAGAACATTTTTGTCAGCAACGGGTTCGAAACGAAAGAGATAATTGCAGATATGCCAAGCTGGCTGGATGCAGCCAATATCGACCTCAAAAGCTGGGACGATGCCTACTATAAAAAGGTGCTCAAAGGTGGTCTTGAAGGCGTGAAAGAGACCCTTAGAAGAATGGTAGGGGAGGGCATCTGGGTCGAAGTGACCACACTGATCATCCCCGGAGAGAACGACAGCGACAAGGACCTGCAGGAGATGGCAGCGTTCATTGCCGATGAACTGGGAAAACATGTCCCGTGGCACCTGAGCGCTTTCCATCCTGATTACAAGATGATGGACCATCAGGCTACAGGTATAGAGACACTGATGCGTGCCAAAAAGATCGGCCAGGAGGCCGGGTTGCACTACATCTACCTCGGCAATGTGCCGGTGCATGGCGATACCTATTGTCCGGACTGCGGTGAACTGCTGATAGACAGAACGGGGTATTCGGTCACAGTCAACAGGCTGGAGGATGGACACTGCCCGAAATGCAAGAGAGAGATAGAAGGAATTTGGAAATAG
- the amrB gene encoding AmmeMemoRadiSam system protein B, translating to MSTRETAVAGQFYPSDANEIKEMFEHYNRIIEEHLQNEELLHMKPRAVIVPHAGYVYSAFTANVAMRLLGNTEAKRVVVIGPSHRVYLKGTSISDYDSYNTPLGALPIDRELVNELKSRFGLQFVPDAHHEHSTEVQMPFVKTYDTDASVVELVYGDEDPARLAEVIDYLLDDPDTVVVISTDLSHYYDINKAKQLDSICLDAVQKLDTAELHQGCEACGKIGVEAMLITAKRRGLKPLLLDYRTSADASGDESQVVGYMSAAFLGE from the coding sequence ATGAGTACAAGAGAAACAGCTGTAGCGGGACAGTTCTACCCGTCAGATGCCAATGAGATCAAAGAGATGTTCGAACACTATAACAGGATCATAGAGGAGCATCTTCAGAATGAAGAGTTGCTGCATATGAAACCTAGGGCAGTCATCGTACCGCATGCAGGCTATGTCTATTCAGCCTTTACGGCAAATGTCGCCATGCGTCTGCTGGGAAATACAGAAGCCAAGAGGGTGGTCGTGATCGGCCCAAGCCACAGGGTCTATCTGAAAGGAACCAGTATTTCCGATTATGACAGTTACAATACCCCTTTGGGAGCGTTGCCCATCGACAGAGAACTGGTCAATGAACTAAAAAGCAGGTTCGGCCTGCAGTTCGTTCCGGATGCCCATCATGAACACAGTACGGAAGTGCAGATGCCTTTCGTCAAGACCTACGATACGGATGCCTCCGTAGTGGAACTGGTGTACGGTGATGAAGACCCAGCAAGACTGGCGGAAGTGATAGACTATCTGCTGGATGACCCCGATACTGTTGTGGTCATAAGCACGGACCTGAGCCACTACTATGATATCAACAAGGCCAAGCAGCTTGACAGCATCTGTCTGGATGCCGTACAGAAACTCGATACGGCCGAATTACATCAGGGATGTGAAGCCTGTGGAAAGATCGGTGTGGAAGCAATGCTGATTACAGCCAAGAGAAGAGGGCTGAAACCATTGCTGCTCGACTACAGGACCAGTGCGGATGCCAGTGGCGATGAATCCCAGGTCGTCGGCTACATGAGTGCCGCTTTTCTGGGAGAGTAA